One Pseudomonas brassicacearum genomic region harbors:
- a CDS encoding DUF6316 family protein, with the protein MLGKRAQDPVPTTIFRSDRICRVNSEFYFNTREGTQEGPFASREAAEREIEAYISRMQQLTQVAS; encoded by the coding sequence AGGACCCCGTTCCTACGACGATTTTTCGCAGTGACCGGATCTGCCGGGTAAATAGCGAGTTTTATTTCAATACCCGCGAAGGCACGCAGGAGGGTCCATTCGCCAGTCGCGAGGCAGCGGAACGGGAGATAGAGGCGTATATCAGCCGGATGCAGCAGTTGACCCAGGTTGCCAGCTAA